Proteins from a genomic interval of Phalacrocorax aristotelis chromosome 3, bGulAri2.1, whole genome shotgun sequence:
- the FNDC4 gene encoding fibronectin type III domain-containing protein 4 isoform X4, translating to MARFSAFLNPVLVLFSCDLCLVRANRPPSPVNVTVTQLKANSATVSWDVPEGDVVIGYAILQQRQDGQMQRFIREVNTTNRACVLWDLAEDADYIIQVQSIGLYGESQASKRVHFRTLKETDRLPSNSSNQGDITMEGLDKDRQLQTGEIIIIVAVLLMWAAVIALFCRQYDIIKDNDSNNNKEKTKPSSEHSTPERPSGGLLRSKKSPSVNIIEV from the exons ATGGCCCGCTTCTCGGCGTTCCTGAACCCCGTCCTGGTGCTCTTCAGCTGCGACCTCTGCCTCGTGCGAGCCA ACAGGCCACCATCCCCTGTCAACGTGACTGTGACGCAGCTGAAGGCAAACTCTGCCACAGTCTCCTGGGACGTCCCAGAAGGAGATGTGGTCATCGGCTATGCCATCTTACAGCAG CGGCAAGATGGACAGATGCAGCGCTTCATCCGGGAGGTGAACACCACCAACCGGGCCTGCGTGCTGTGGGACTTGGCGGAGGATGCCGACTACATCATCCAGGTGCAGAGCATCGGCCTGTATGGGGAAAGCCAGGCCAGTAAGCGTGTCCACTTTCGGACCCTGAAGGAGACCGACCGCCTCCCTTCCAACAGCTCCAACCAAG GTGACATCACCATGGAAGGGCTGGACAAAGacaggcagctgcagacagGAGAGATTATCATCATCGTGGCTGTGCTGCTCATGTGGGCAG CCGTGATTGCCCTCTTCTGCAGACAGTATGACATCATCAAGGACAACGACTCCAACAACAacaaggaaaagacaaagcCATCCTCGGAGCACAGCACGCCAGAGCGACCGAGCGGAGGGCTGCTGCGGAGCAAG AAGTCTCCCTCGGTCAATATAATCGAGGTATAA
- the FNDC4 gene encoding fibronectin type III domain-containing protein 4 isoform X3 — translation MARFSAFLNPVLVLFSCDLCLVRANRPPSPVNVTVTQLKANSATVSWDVPEGDVVIGYAILQQRQDGQMQRFIREVNTTNRACVLWDLAEDADYIIQVQSIGLYGESQASKRVHFRTLKETDRLPSNSSNQGDITMEGLDKDRQLQTGEIIIIVAVLLMWAAVIALFCRQYDIIKDNDSNNNKEKTKPSSEHSTPERPSGGLLRSKKKSPSVNIIEV, via the exons ATGGCCCGCTTCTCGGCGTTCCTGAACCCCGTCCTGGTGCTCTTCAGCTGCGACCTCTGCCTCGTGCGAGCCA ACAGGCCACCATCCCCTGTCAACGTGACTGTGACGCAGCTGAAGGCAAACTCTGCCACAGTCTCCTGGGACGTCCCAGAAGGAGATGTGGTCATCGGCTATGCCATCTTACAGCAG CGGCAAGATGGACAGATGCAGCGCTTCATCCGGGAGGTGAACACCACCAACCGGGCCTGCGTGCTGTGGGACTTGGCGGAGGATGCCGACTACATCATCCAGGTGCAGAGCATCGGCCTGTATGGGGAAAGCCAGGCCAGTAAGCGTGTCCACTTTCGGACCCTGAAGGAGACCGACCGCCTCCCTTCCAACAGCTCCAACCAAG GTGACATCACCATGGAAGGGCTGGACAAAGacaggcagctgcagacagGAGAGATTATCATCATCGTGGCTGTGCTGCTCATGTGGGCAG CCGTGATTGCCCTCTTCTGCAGACAGTATGACATCATCAAGGACAACGACTCCAACAACAacaaggaaaagacaaagcCATCCTCGGAGCACAGCACGCCAGAGCGACCGAGCGGAGGGCTGCTGCGGAGCAAG AAGAAGTCTCCCTCGGTCAATATAATCGAGGTATAA
- the FNDC4 gene encoding fibronectin type III domain-containing protein 4 isoform X1 yields MSCQAALLLLVLELNEVNLPTDEHLSSSEDRPPSPVNVTVTQLKANSATVSWDVPEGDVVIGYAILQQRQDGQMQRFIREVNTTNRACVLWDLAEDADYIIQVQSIGLYGESQASKRVHFRTLKETDRLPSNSSNQGDITMEGLDKDRQLQTGEIIIIVAVLLMWAAVIALFCRQYDIIKDNDSNNNKEKTKPSSEHSTPERPSGGLLRSKKKSPSVNIIEV; encoded by the exons ATGTCATGCCAGGCAGCCCTGCTTCTGCTAGTGCTGGAGCTGAATGAAGTAAACCTTCCAACAGACGAACATCTGAGCAGCAGTGAAG ACAGGCCACCATCCCCTGTCAACGTGACTGTGACGCAGCTGAAGGCAAACTCTGCCACAGTCTCCTGGGACGTCCCAGAAGGAGATGTGGTCATCGGCTATGCCATCTTACAGCAG CGGCAAGATGGACAGATGCAGCGCTTCATCCGGGAGGTGAACACCACCAACCGGGCCTGCGTGCTGTGGGACTTGGCGGAGGATGCCGACTACATCATCCAGGTGCAGAGCATCGGCCTGTATGGGGAAAGCCAGGCCAGTAAGCGTGTCCACTTTCGGACCCTGAAGGAGACCGACCGCCTCCCTTCCAACAGCTCCAACCAAG GTGACATCACCATGGAAGGGCTGGACAAAGacaggcagctgcagacagGAGAGATTATCATCATCGTGGCTGTGCTGCTCATGTGGGCAG CCGTGATTGCCCTCTTCTGCAGACAGTATGACATCATCAAGGACAACGACTCCAACAACAacaaggaaaagacaaagcCATCCTCGGAGCACAGCACGCCAGAGCGACCGAGCGGAGGGCTGCTGCGGAGCAAG AAGAAGTCTCCCTCGGTCAATATAATCGAGGTATAA
- the FNDC4 gene encoding fibronectin type III domain-containing protein 4 isoform X2, translating to MSCQAALLLLVLELNEVNLPTDEHLSSSEDRPPSPVNVTVTQLKANSATVSWDVPEGDVVIGYAILQQRQDGQMQRFIREVNTTNRACVLWDLAEDADYIIQVQSIGLYGESQASKRVHFRTLKETDRLPSNSSNQGDITMEGLDKDRQLQTGEIIIIVAVLLMWAAVIALFCRQYDIIKDNDSNNNKEKTKPSSEHSTPERPSGGLLRSKKSPSVNIIEV from the exons ATGTCATGCCAGGCAGCCCTGCTTCTGCTAGTGCTGGAGCTGAATGAAGTAAACCTTCCAACAGACGAACATCTGAGCAGCAGTGAAG ACAGGCCACCATCCCCTGTCAACGTGACTGTGACGCAGCTGAAGGCAAACTCTGCCACAGTCTCCTGGGACGTCCCAGAAGGAGATGTGGTCATCGGCTATGCCATCTTACAGCAG CGGCAAGATGGACAGATGCAGCGCTTCATCCGGGAGGTGAACACCACCAACCGGGCCTGCGTGCTGTGGGACTTGGCGGAGGATGCCGACTACATCATCCAGGTGCAGAGCATCGGCCTGTATGGGGAAAGCCAGGCCAGTAAGCGTGTCCACTTTCGGACCCTGAAGGAGACCGACCGCCTCCCTTCCAACAGCTCCAACCAAG GTGACATCACCATGGAAGGGCTGGACAAAGacaggcagctgcagacagGAGAGATTATCATCATCGTGGCTGTGCTGCTCATGTGGGCAG CCGTGATTGCCCTCTTCTGCAGACAGTATGACATCATCAAGGACAACGACTCCAACAACAacaaggaaaagacaaagcCATCCTCGGAGCACAGCACGCCAGAGCGACCGAGCGGAGGGCTGCTGCGGAGCAAG AAGTCTCCCTCGGTCAATATAATCGAGGTATAA